Proteins encoded in a region of the Paenibacillus pedocola genome:
- a CDS encoding ArsR/SmtB family transcription factor → MEEHYIRKAEWLKIIAHPVRLCIIRGLIEKTNCNVTEMQNCLELPQSTLSMHLQKLRGAGIIEGSRKGLEVIYQIKDPQVAELINVLFPQIQFMEVVE, encoded by the coding sequence TTGGAAGAACACTATATTAGAAAAGCGGAATGGCTAAAAATCATCGCGCACCCTGTTCGCCTTTGTATTATTCGAGGGTTGATAGAAAAAACAAACTGTAATGTGACCGAAATGCAAAACTGCCTAGAGCTTCCTCAATCCACCCTGTCCATGCACTTACAGAAGCTGCGTGGTGCCGGCATCATTGAAGGGTCCAGAAAAGGACTAGAAGTTATCTACCAAATCAAGGACCCGCAGGTTGCGGAACTGATTAATGTTTTATTTCCGCAAATACAGTTCATGGAAGTTGTTGAATAA
- a CDS encoding YdeI/OmpD-associated family protein gives MVYEFDSEIKMLEGKMKWKVVYFPYSVKEIFNTNGRVTIQIIVDGHEFDHTLLPSKNGHYFVYNEFIRRAVHKELGDKVHVILKQSENNRNIVLPDYLTRNLEDHHILNTFLNQPDYLKREQINYIEIAKKEETKNNRIVALMNKLKAK, from the coding sequence ATGGTCTATGAATTTGATAGTGAGATCAAGATGCTGGAAGGTAAAATGAAATGGAAAGTAGTTTATTTTCCTTATTCAGTAAAGGAAATATTCAATACTAACGGTAGAGTAACTATTCAAATCATTGTTGACGGGCACGAGTTTGACCATACATTATTACCGTCAAAAAATGGGCATTATTTTGTATACAATGAATTTATCCGTAGAGCTGTGCATAAAGAGCTTGGAGATAAAGTCCATGTAATTCTTAAACAATCTGAGAATAACCGTAATATTGTTTTGCCAGATTACCTTACAAGGAACCTTGAAGATCATCACATTCTGAATACATTTCTAAATCAGCCTGATTACCTTAAACGAGAGCAGATCAATTATATTGAAATTGCTAAAAAGGAAGAAACAAAGAACAACCGGATAGTAGCATTAATGAATAAGCTCAAAGCTAAATAA
- a CDS encoding erythromycin esterase family protein codes for MSESLIMESISQLAIPFGTKESMDKLIQHAEKAQYVLLGEASHGTSEFYSVRAELSKRLIAEHGFRFIAVEGDWPSCYTLNRYIKGYPDAAADAGAALNDFNRWPTWMWANKEIQELAEWLRDFNKDKPDKEKVGFYGIDVYSLWESMDEILKYLATHDQADLEAARKAFECFEPFSRDEQSYGISASLYGEGCEDDVITLLGKLQDKWKEAHPDDQENALSAELNVMAVKGAESYYRTMIRHDSDSWNIRDRHMVSALEKLMEFHGENSRVLVWEHNTHIGDARATDMVDEGMVNVGQLLREQHGSQVYAIGFGTYEGTVIAGKSWGAPMQEMKVPPAIKNSWEELLHRNGARDQLLLMDKENPALDEMMVGHRAIGVVYHPERERGNYVPTVISKRYDAFIYLNHTKALRPLTLELSGGVERGSR; via the coding sequence ATGAGCGAATCGTTAATTATGGAATCCATAAGCCAGCTGGCTATACCCTTTGGAACTAAAGAATCGATGGACAAGCTGATACAGCATGCGGAAAAAGCCCAGTATGTGCTTTTAGGTGAAGCTTCGCATGGAACCTCGGAGTTCTATTCGGTCCGCGCAGAGCTGTCTAAACGCCTGATTGCAGAGCACGGATTCCGGTTCATAGCAGTAGAAGGGGATTGGCCTTCCTGTTACACCTTAAACCGTTATATCAAAGGTTATCCCGATGCCGCAGCTGATGCGGGAGCAGCATTGAATGACTTTAACCGCTGGCCAACCTGGATGTGGGCTAACAAGGAGATTCAGGAGCTTGCAGAGTGGCTTCGTGATTTCAATAAGGATAAACCTGATAAGGAAAAGGTCGGTTTTTACGGGATTGATGTATACAGTCTGTGGGAGTCCATGGATGAAATTCTGAAATATCTTGCTACACACGACCAAGCAGATCTTGAAGCAGCCCGGAAGGCTTTTGAATGCTTCGAACCTTTTAGCAGAGATGAGCAATCTTACGGGATTTCTGCTTCCTTGTATGGGGAGGGCTGTGAGGATGATGTCATTACCCTGCTTGGCAAGCTACAGGACAAATGGAAGGAAGCTCATCCGGACGATCAGGAGAATGCGCTAAGTGCCGAATTAAATGTAATGGCTGTAAAAGGTGCGGAATCGTATTATCGAACAATGATCCGCCACGACTCGGATTCCTGGAACATCCGTGACCGGCACATGGTATCGGCACTGGAGAAGCTGATGGAATTTCACGGGGAGAATTCACGGGTTCTGGTCTGGGAGCATAATACGCATATCGGAGATGCCCGGGCAACGGATATGGTGGATGAAGGGATGGTTAACGTTGGACAGCTTCTGCGGGAACAACATGGCAGCCAAGTGTACGCAATCGGTTTTGGCACTTATGAGGGTACTGTCATTGCCGGCAAAAGCTGGGGTGCACCCATGCAGGAAATGAAGGTGCCACCCGCAATCAAGAACAGCTGGGAAGAACTTCTGCACAGAAACGGAGCTCGGGATCAGCTGCTATTAATGGACAAGGAGAATCCGGCACTTGATGAGATGATGGTAGGGCATCGTGCCATTGGAGTGGTGTATCATCCTGAACGGGAGAGAGGTAACTATGTGCCGACTGTGATCTCAAAGCGTTACGACGCTTTTATCTACCTGAATCATACCAAGGCATTGAGACCCTTAACATTAGAACTTTCAGGTGGAGTGGAACGGGGCAGCCGTTGA